One window of the Acidobacteriota bacterium genome contains the following:
- a CDS encoding RNA polymerase subunit sigma-24 yields MHRDSSAAGAACAPDGAGCAPLTRNSQAAAESVFREESGRIIATLIRLAGSFDRAEDALQEAFTSALATWPKTGIPTNPAAWLMTTAQRKLIDQGRRERTQREKEDSVRYEIEAFRPATEPELETAMHLPDDRLRLIFTCCHPALNQEGQVALTLRTLGGLSTPEIAKAFLLPEPTLAQRLVRAKRKIQEAHIPYEVPPPERLPERLASVQTVVYLIFNEGYVATAGDQLVRTDLCAEAIRLGRVLRDLMPHESENVALLALMLLHDSRRAARIHNGELITLEEQDRTLWDQTKISEGLALIEQAVRRGPPGPYQIQAAIAALHGEAKTASETDWQQIAALYEKLLELNASPVIALNHAVAIAMSSGLAEGLKHIEQIGASGQLDRYYLYHAARADILRRIGRKKESASAYSKSLELATNKVEQQYLRRRLAEVQNRPQ; encoded by the coding sequence ATGCATCGAGATTCGTCCGCTGCTGGAGCAGCCTGCGCACCTGATGGTGCAGGCTGCGCACCATTGACAAGGAATTCCCAGGCGGCTGCCGAGTCCGTCTTCCGCGAGGAGTCGGGCCGAATTATCGCCACATTGATCCGCCTCGCCGGATCGTTCGACCGCGCCGAAGACGCACTGCAGGAAGCCTTCACCTCCGCACTGGCGACGTGGCCGAAAACCGGAATTCCCACGAATCCAGCCGCCTGGCTCATGACCACTGCCCAGCGCAAGCTGATCGACCAGGGACGGCGGGAACGAACTCAGCGGGAAAAGGAGGATTCTGTCCGCTATGAAATTGAAGCATTCCGCCCTGCCACCGAACCAGAACTCGAGACCGCCATGCATTTACCCGACGACCGGCTGCGCCTGATCTTTACCTGCTGCCACCCTGCGCTTAATCAGGAAGGACAGGTTGCCCTCACGCTCAGAACGCTCGGCGGCCTCAGCACTCCTGAAATCGCCAAAGCCTTTCTCCTTCCCGAACCGACACTCGCGCAGCGCCTCGTGCGCGCCAAACGCAAGATCCAGGAAGCCCACATTCCCTACGAAGTTCCGCCTCCGGAGCGCCTGCCTGAACGCCTCGCGTCAGTACAAACCGTTGTCTACTTAATCTTCAACGAAGGCTACGTCGCCACCGCCGGCGATCAACTCGTACGCACCGATCTCTGCGCCGAGGCCATCCGTTTAGGCCGCGTACTGCGCGACTTGATGCCCCATGAATCAGAAAACGTAGCCCTGCTAGCCCTCATGCTGCTGCACGATTCACGCCGCGCCGCCCGCATTCATAACGGCGAGTTGATAACGCTCGAGGAACAAGATCGCACGCTCTGGGACCAGACCAAGATTTCCGAAGGACTCGCGCTTATTGAACAAGCAGTGAGACGAGGACCGCCTGGTCCGTATCAGATCCAGGCCGCAATCGCAGCCCTGCACGGCGAAGCCAAAACCGCATCCGAGACCGACTGGCAGCAGATCGCCGCTCTCTACGAAAAATTGCTGGAGCTCAACGCCTCACCCGTAATCGCGCTCAATCACGCAGTAGCAATCGCCATGAGCTCCGGCCTGGCAGAGGGTCTGAAGCACATCGAGCAGATCGGGGCTTCCGGCCAGCTAGACCGCTATTACCTCTACCACGCCGCCCGAGCCGACATCCTGCGCAGAATAGGACGCAAGAAAGAGTCTGCCTCCGCCTACAGCAAGTCCCTGGAATTAGCAACGAACAAGGTGGAACAACAATATCTTCGCCGCCGTCTGG